In the Mus pahari chromosome 19, PAHARI_EIJ_v1.1, whole genome shotgun sequence genome, one interval contains:
- the LOC110336852 gene encoding T-cell-interacting, activating receptor on myeloid cells protein 1-like — MISRLLPLLCLRLCVGQTDIPENGPPPKPSLRTWPSTVLPTKSNVTMQCKSPTPSTHFILKKEGFPLNFVKPYNLTEETADFHITDLRQNDGRHYTCEYYSKWPHDTLSHLSDALFLLVTGYLPKPSFQAHHRGTVTAGSKVTLQCQKAGNVLRPIKFALLKVGHSTPVQMKTSTGMALDFSLRNVTARDSEKYSCVYYQAKAPSRASGPSNLLEISAVGDHLPRDPAASAFPPQLTATSHREPGNLIRVAVAAVIVLIVGGLLLEAWHSERLSPNKPWQNN; from the exons ATGATCTCTAggctccttccccttctctgcctcc GGCTGTGTGTTGGGCAAACAGACATTCCTGAAAATG GGCCTCCTCCCAAGCCCAGCCTCAGGACCTGGCCCAGCACAGTGCTTCCCACCAAGAGCAACGTGACAATGCAATGTAAGAGCCCCACCCCAAGTACACACTTCATCCTCAAAAAGGAAGGTTTCCCTTTGAATTTTGTGAAGCCATATAATTTGACAGAGGAGac ggCTGATTTTCATATCACCGACCTACGACAGAATGATGGCAGACACTACACCTGTGAATACTATAGCAAATGGCCCCATGACACACTGTCACACCTCAGTGATGCCCTTTTCTTGTTGGTCACAG GGTACTTACCTAAACCCTCCTTTCAAGCCCACCACCGGGGTACAGTGACTGCAGGAAGCAAGGTGACTTTGCAGTGCCAGAAAGCAGGCAATGTCCTCAGACCCATAAAGTTTGCGTTACTGAAGGTGGGACACTCAACTCCTGTGCAGATGAAGACCTCAACAGGAATGGCGTTAGACTTCTCTCTTCGGAATGTGACAGCCAGAGACTCGGAGAAATACAGCTGTGTTTATTATCAGGCAAAGGCTCCCTCTCGGGCCTCAGGGCCCAGCAATCTCCTTGAGATCTCTGCGGTAG gCGACCATCTGCCTCGAGATCCCGCTGCCTCGGCTTTCCCACCACAACTGACAGCAACCTCACACAGAga GCCGGGTAATCTCATCCGGGTCGCTGTGGCTGCTGTAATCGTGCTAATAGTGGGAGGCTTACTGCTTGAAGCCTGGCACAGTGAGCGGCTCTCTCCAAATAAACCCTGGCAAAATAACTGA